The Solibacillus daqui genome has a segment encoding these proteins:
- a CDS encoding bifunctional homocysteine S-methyltransferase/methylenetetrahydrofolate reductase, with translation MGLLEDLKIKVLTADGAIGTLLYSYGLDYCHEEMNIARPEIIEKIHSEYIAAGADIIQTNTYGANAIKLARYGYDGRVKEFNEAALAIAKRAAAPGGQYVLATIGGIRGIRKSDATLEEILTTFKEQAEVLLAGEPDGFLLETYYDFEELSLCVHALRELTDLPIIAQVTMQEAGVLQNGMSFNEALHDLERLGADIVGSNCRLGPFHTIQAFEQVSLPKNAYLSAYPNASLLDVEDGRVVYESETDYFARAAEELVNQGVRLIGGCCGTTPKHIAAAKKRLANLSPIEEKAETKGRTEFVRVAEPRKHEPLHEKAKRERSVIVELDTPRHLEIEGFVEGAKKLSEAGADVVMMADNSLASPRISNIAMAAILKEHGVRSLPHLTCRDRNLIGLQSHLMGLDALELHDILVVTGDPTKVGDFPGATSVYDVSSMELISLIKQLNEGGSFTGKSLRKQANFSVAAAFNPNVRVLDRAVQRLEKKIEHGADYFISQPVYTKEKIIEIYEATKHLETPIYIGIMPLTSSRSAEFLHHEVPGIKLSDEVLARMAACGNDKESATKEGLAIAKELLETACQYFNGIYLITPFLRYDMTLELMEHVKQYDAKHKGEKSHV, from the coding sequence ATGGGTTTACTTGAAGATTTAAAAATAAAGGTGCTAACAGCAGACGGTGCGATTGGCACATTATTATATTCATATGGATTAGATTATTGTCATGAGGAAATGAATATTGCACGTCCTGAAATTATTGAAAAAATTCATAGTGAATATATCGCGGCTGGCGCAGACATTATTCAAACAAATACGTATGGTGCCAATGCTATTAAACTAGCACGTTACGGCTATGATGGGCGTGTTAAAGAATTTAATGAAGCTGCACTAGCAATTGCCAAGCGCGCGGCAGCACCAGGAGGACAGTATGTGCTTGCAACAATTGGTGGAATTCGAGGGATTCGTAAAAGCGATGCTACCTTGGAAGAAATTTTAACAACATTTAAAGAACAGGCTGAGGTGCTATTAGCTGGTGAACCAGATGGCTTTTTACTAGAAACGTATTATGACTTTGAAGAATTATCGCTTTGTGTACATGCATTGCGCGAGCTAACAGACCTTCCGATTATTGCGCAAGTAACAATGCAAGAAGCGGGCGTATTGCAGAATGGTATGTCATTCAATGAGGCGCTACATGATTTAGAAAGATTAGGTGCAGATATTGTTGGAAGCAACTGTCGTCTTGGTCCATTCCATACAATTCAAGCATTTGAGCAAGTAAGCCTACCAAAGAATGCTTATTTATCCGCTTATCCGAATGCTTCACTTTTAGATGTAGAAGATGGGCGTGTTGTCTATGAATCGGAAACGGATTATTTTGCGCGTGCCGCTGAAGAATTAGTGAATCAAGGTGTGCGTTTAATTGGCGGTTGCTGTGGAACAACACCAAAGCATATTGCGGCTGCGAAAAAACGTTTAGCGAATTTAAGTCCGATTGAAGAAAAGGCCGAAACAAAGGGGCGTACAGAATTTGTCCGTGTAGCAGAGCCTCGCAAGCATGAACCACTACATGAAAAAGCAAAGCGAGAGCGTTCAGTAATTGTAGAGTTAGACACGCCACGTCATTTAGAAATCGAAGGCTTTGTTGAAGGTGCAAAAAAGCTATCGGAGGCAGGCGCAGATGTTGTAATGATGGCCGATAATTCGCTCGCATCACCACGAATTAGTAATATTGCGATGGCAGCGATTTTAAAGGAACACGGTGTCCGTTCATTACCACATTTAACATGTCGTGACCGTAACTTAATTGGTCTCCAGTCACATTTAATGGGACTCGATGCGTTAGAGTTACATGACATTTTAGTTGTAACAGGTGACCCAACAAAGGTAGGGGATTTCCCAGGGGCAACAAGTGTGTACGATGTGTCGTCAATGGAGCTCATTTCACTGATTAAGCAACTAAATGAAGGTGGATCATTTACCGGGAAATCTTTACGAAAACAAGCGAATTTTTCTGTAGCAGCGGCATTTAATCCAAATGTTCGTGTGTTAGACCGTGCAGTTCAGCGCTTAGAGAAAAAAATTGAGCATGGTGCAGATTATTTCATTTCGCAGCCGGTCTATACAAAAGAAAAAATTATCGAAATCTATGAGGCAACAAAGCATTTAGAAACGCCGATTTATATTGGGATTATGCCCCTGACATCATCCCGAAGTGCCGAATTTTTACATCATGAAGTACCGGGTATTAAGCTGTCTGACGAAGTATTAGCACGTATGGCGGCATGTGGTAACGATAAAGAATCAGCAACAAAAGAGGGCCTAGCAATTGCAAAAGAGCTACTTGAA